In Chitinophaga nivalis, a single genomic region encodes these proteins:
- the mqnE gene encoding aminofutalosine synthase MqnE, with product MTTRKDYPAVQTLLQQPALDASLRRIAEKILQQERITPDEGLTLFEKGDIGFVGALANHVRERMHGDKTYFNRNFHIEPTNVCIFTCHFCSYSRLYKNREDGWELSIDQMMDIVKKYDNQPVTEVHIVGGVHPKMQLDFFVELIKQIRAHRPDLHVKGFTAVELDYMFRKAKVSVDEGMRILNEAGLQSMPGGGAEIFHPDVRAKICHDKVDADGWLGIHKAAHKLGMHTNATMLYGHIETFAHRIDHMERLRQLQDETGGFNTFIPLKFRNKGNDMSDIPESSIVEDLRLYSIARLYMDNFPHLKAYWPMLGRNTAQLTLSFGVNDLDGTIDDTTKIYSMAGSEEQTPSMSTAQLAMLIKQAGRKPVERDTVYNEIKDYSDVAFSEEELLTK from the coding sequence ATGACGACGAGAAAAGATTATCCGGCTGTTCAGACGCTTCTTCAGCAACCTGCATTGGATGCATCGCTGAGGCGCATTGCAGAAAAAATCCTCCAACAGGAAAGAATTACGCCCGACGAAGGGCTGACCTTATTCGAGAAAGGTGATATCGGTTTTGTAGGGGCTTTAGCCAACCATGTCCGCGAACGGATGCATGGCGATAAAACTTATTTCAATCGTAACTTCCATATAGAGCCTACCAACGTTTGTATTTTTACCTGTCACTTCTGCTCCTACTCCCGCTTGTACAAAAACCGGGAAGACGGCTGGGAACTCAGCATCGATCAGATGATGGACATCGTAAAAAAATACGATAACCAACCGGTTACCGAAGTACATATCGTAGGAGGTGTACACCCGAAAATGCAGCTCGATTTCTTTGTAGAGCTGATCAAACAAATCAGGGCACACAGGCCGGATTTGCATGTGAAAGGATTTACCGCCGTGGAACTGGATTACATGTTCCGCAAAGCCAAAGTAAGTGTAGACGAAGGGATGCGCATCCTCAACGAAGCGGGTCTCCAGTCCATGCCAGGCGGCGGTGCGGAAATCTTCCATCCGGATGTACGTGCAAAAATCTGTCATGATAAAGTAGATGCAGATGGCTGGTTAGGCATTCACAAAGCCGCACATAAGCTGGGCATGCATACCAATGCGACCATGTTGTACGGTCATATCGAAACCTTTGCACACCGCATCGATCACATGGAACGTCTCCGCCAGCTTCAGGACGAAACCGGTGGTTTCAATACCTTCATCCCGCTGAAGTTCAGGAATAAAGGCAATGATATGTCGGATATTCCGGAAAGCTCCATCGTGGAAGATCTCCGGTTGTATTCCATCGCCAGATTGTACATGGATAACTTCCCGCACCTGAAAGCCTACTGGCCGATGCTGGGAAGAAACACAGCACAACTCACGCTCTCCTTTGGCGTCAACGACCTGGATGGTACCATCGATGATACCACCAAAATATACTCTATGGCCGGCTCTGAAGAGCAGACACCTTCCATGAGCACAGCGCAGTTAGCCATGCTCATCAAACAGGCAGGTAGAAAACCGGTAGAGAGAGATACGGTGTACAATGAAATAAAGGATTATTCTGATGTTGCTTTTTCGGAAGAAGAACTGCTGACAAAATAG